One stretch of Diabrotica undecimpunctata isolate CICGRU chromosome 5, icDiaUnde3, whole genome shotgun sequence DNA includes these proteins:
- the LOC140441408 gene encoding uncharacterized protein, translating into MLWKPILLPELKLANTDSDHQAIDDPHVDCTLGPLESERELSDTDSDNQANADHTLEPVTSEQELLITNLLPEKSEQVKTDGVKRGKKRLLNKDQWTRNIRKRLRNTGKEYTNAKGNNVPARSLKPPCNDKCSMKCRDKLSDVNRQMLLCQFWQIGDVTQQRYYLQDCMVSIEPKYRSSGCSTPRQLNSAYYVTVNSVKIRICKKMFMSTFDIGDRFIRSVRDKCKNSIIEHDFRGKHQNHKTVAAEIKNDILDHINSIPRIESHYLRAQTSREYIDGGLNLALMHKLYRERCEKEGREVANIHLYSKIFNTEFNIGFFVPKKDQCSICTVYKNAECKDDLKENYEQHIKLKNDSRKEKEKDAL; encoded by the exons ATGTTATGGAAACCTATATTATTACCAGAACTAAAGTTAGCAAATACTGATTCTGATCATCAAGCGATTGATGATCCACATGTTGATTGTACGTTGGGACCTTTAGAATCAGAAAGGGAGTTATCAGATACTGATTCAGACAACCAAGCAAATGCTGATCACACATTGGAACCTGTCACATCAGAACAGGAATTGTTAATCACAAATTTGTTACCAGAAAAATCAGAACAAGTTAAGACAG ATGGTGTTAAACGTGGAAAGAAGCGACTGTTGAACAAGGATCAGTGGACACGAAATATTAGAAAAAGACTTCGAAATACAGGCAAGGAATATACTAACGCAAAAGGTAATAATGTTCCTGCACGTTCTCTGAAACCACCATGTAATGACAAATGTTCTATGAAGTGTAGAGATAAATTATCTGACGTTAATAGGCAGATGTTACTGTGTCAATTCTGGCAAATTGGAGATGTAACACAACAAAGGTATTATTTGCAAGACTGTATGGTTTCAATTGAACCGAAGTATCGATCTTCAGGTTGTAGTACACCAAGACAATTAAACTCAGCTTATTATGTTACTGTTAATAGTGTAAAAATTAGAATctgcaaaaaaatgtttatgaGCACATTTGACATAGGTGACAGGTTCATTCGTAGTGTTAGAGATAAATGTAAAAATTCTATAATTGAACACGATTTCAGAGGAAAACATCAAAATCACAAAACAGTTGCagcagaaattaaaaatgatatactTGATCATATTAATAGTATCCCTAGGATAGAGTCTCACTATTTGAGGGCGCAAACGTCGCGGGAATATATCGATGGAGGGCTAAACCTTGCATTAATGCATAAATTGTACAGAGAGAGATGTGAAAAGGAGGGTAGAGAGGTAGCAAATATACATTTATATTCGAAAATTTTTAATACGGAATTTAATATCGGTTTTTTCGTGCCAAAAAAAGATCAGTGCTCGATCTGCACAGTCTACAAAAACGCAGAATGTAAAGATGACTTGAAAGAAAATTATGAGCaacatataaaattaaaaaatgattctcgaaaagaaaaggaaaaagatGCTTTATAA